In Candidatus Atribacteria bacterium ADurb.Bin276, one DNA window encodes the following:
- the glnQ_3 gene encoding Glutamine transport ATP-binding protein GlnQ encodes MSRWAIEVNGLNKFFNTNHVLKNIDIRVPFGEVVSIIGASGSGKSTFLRCLNGIETIHSGEIIINGVKITDKKVNINIVRQSIGMIFQSFNLFPHMTVLSNITLALQKVKKMSKAESEKASLRLLEKVGLEEKADSYPIQLSGGQQQRVAIARALAMNPRVMMFDEPTSALDPETVNDVLDVMKELAREGMTMVVVTHEMGFAREVADRVVYIDEGRIIEDGKPEDIFYNPKNPRLRDFLGKIINV; translated from the coding sequence GTGAGTAGGTGGGCTATTGAGGTCAATGGATTAAATAAATTTTTTAATACCAATCATGTATTAAAGAATATTGATATCCGAGTTCCTTTTGGTGAAGTGGTTTCAATTATTGGTGCATCCGGTTCGGGGAAAAGTACCTTTCTGCGCTGTTTAAATGGTATTGAAACCATACACAGTGGTGAAATTATTATTAACGGAGTCAAAATTACCGATAAAAAGGTTAATATAAATATTGTTCGGCAATCTATTGGAATGATATTCCAGAGTTTTAATCTTTTTCCTCATATGACAGTTTTAAGTAATATTACCCTAGCTCTCCAAAAAGTGAAGAAAATGTCTAAGGCGGAATCGGAAAAGGCATCTCTTCGTTTATTAGAAAAAGTCGGTTTGGAAGAAAAAGCTGATTCTTATCCCATTCAGCTTTCTGGTGGTCAACAACAAAGAGTGGCAATTGCACGAGCGTTGGCAATGAATCCCCGAGTGATGATGTTTGATGAGCCTACTTCAGCTTTAGACCCGGAAACAGTCAATGATGTTTTAGATGTTATGAAAGAATTGGCTCGGGAGGGAATGACAATGGTGGTTGTAACCCATGAAATGGGATTTGCACGAGAAGTTGCCGATCGAGTGGTGTATATTGATGAGGGGAGAATTATTGAGGACGGAAAGCCGGAAGATATTTTTTATAATCCGAAGAATCCTCGCTTACGGGATTTCCTAGGTAAAATTATTAATGTATAG
- the hom gene encoding Homoserine dehydrogenase has translation MRQIKVGVIGFGTVGMGTVKALWNQKEEIEKELGVGIKVVKIVDKEWMIGRPMVVPPDIKSSDPSEVIDDPEIEIVVEAVGGIDPAFEYVSQALARGKTVITPNKELIAKKGRELFQLAAQNETDVYFEGAVGGGIPIIHTLKEQLLGDDILEVIGIVNGTTNYILSEMSLRKSSFEKALEEAKRKGFAEPVPTNDIEGFDSTYKIAILATLCFHGRVDVDKVYREGITRILTDDIEYARELGYTIKLLAIARRIGEDIELRVQPVLLPLSHPLSSVFGVENAIYVRSRTRDLTFRGPGAGGDATGSAMVGDIIDAIRNIKYAARGRVGCTCMRDLTVLPMESLLSQNCVRVLALDVPGVLGKIASEFGNSGVSLSAVKQPISTPGKLTNIYFLTHRIQERNIQNAIKSIQKLDVVKDVYAIRVEDGES, from the coding sequence ATGAGACAGATAAAAGTTGGAGTCATTGGATTTGGAACAGTTGGAATGGGCACCGTAAAAGCCCTTTGGAATCAAAAAGAAGAAATCGAAAAAGAATTAGGGGTAGGGATTAAAGTCGTTAAAATAGTTGACAAAGAATGGATGATTGGTCGACCTATGGTGGTTCCGCCGGATATTAAAAGTAGCGATCCATCAGAAGTGATTGATGACCCAGAAATAGAAATTGTCGTCGAAGCAGTTGGTGGAATCGATCCTGCTTTTGAATATGTTTCACAGGCTTTAGCCCGGGGAAAGACAGTTATTACTCCTAATAAAGAACTTATTGCAAAAAAGGGTCGAGAGTTATTTCAACTGGCTGCTCAGAATGAAACCGACGTTTATTTCGAGGGTGCGGTTGGAGGTGGGATACCAATAATCCATACCCTTAAAGAGCAACTTCTTGGCGACGACATCTTAGAGGTTATTGGGATAGTCAATGGAACAACGAACTATATTCTTTCAGAAATGTCTCTCAGAAAATCATCATTTGAAAAAGCTTTGGAAGAAGCAAAAAGAAAAGGATTTGCAGAGCCAGTACCAACAAATGATATAGAAGGATTTGATTCAACCTATAAAATTGCCATCTTGGCAACTTTATGTTTTCATGGACGAGTTGATGTCGATAAGGTATATCGGGAAGGAATTACCCGTATTTTGACTGATGATATCGAATACGCCCGAGAATTAGGATACACAATTAAGCTATTGGCAATTGCCCGAAGAATTGGAGAAGATATAGAACTTCGAGTTCAACCAGTTCTTCTACCGCTTTCTCATCCTCTCTCATCGGTGTTTGGAGTTGAAAACGCTATATATGTCCGTTCACGAACCCGCGATTTGACATTTCGGGGTCCTGGTGCTGGTGGTGATGCAACCGGAAGTGCCATGGTTGGAGATATTATAGATGCCATCCGAAATATTAAGTATGCAGCCAGAGGACGGGTAGGGTGTACTTGTATGAGAGACTTAACTGTTCTTCCTATGGAGAGCTTACTATCCCAAAATTGTGTTCGAGTTTTAGCCTTAGACGTTCCGGGAGTGTTGGGTAAAATCGCCAGCGAGTTTGGCAATTCAGGGGTCAGTTTGTCAGCTGTCAAACAACCGATTAGCACTCCAGGTAAGCTTACTAATATTTATTTTTTAACCCATCGAATTCAAGAGAGAAATATACAGAATGCCATTAAAAGTATCCAAAAACTCGATGTGGTCAAAGATGTATATGCCATCCGAGTGGAAGATGGTGAATCCTAA
- the oppD_6 gene encoding Oligopeptide transport ATP-binding protein OppD encodes MKTMNDIILQINNLKTYLTTPSGIVQAVDGVDLNIAANQTLGLVGESGCGKSMTALSILKLYPKPQGKIVDGQIIFLGDDLVKKTEEEMYTIRGKKISMIFQEPMTSLDPVFPVGKEIVEVLTIHQKLSIPEAEKQAIELLKRVRIPEPKRRFREYPHQMSGGMRQRVMIAMALACRPALLIADEPTTALDVTIQAQIISLINDLKREFQTAVLLITHDLGIVAETCQQVAVMYAGKIVERADVYSIFSNTRHPYTVSLLNAIPRIQRDRQRLESIPGRVPNLCFPPGGCRFHPRCSKKMTICSTTEPLLKEIEKDHWVACHLY; translated from the coding sequence ATGAAAACTATGAATGATATTATTCTCCAAATCAATAATTTAAAAACTTATCTGACCACTCCATCAGGAATTGTCCAGGCTGTTGATGGGGTTGACCTTAATATAGCTGCCAACCAAACCCTCGGGTTGGTTGGTGAATCAGGTTGCGGGAAAAGCATGACTGCCCTCTCCATTCTCAAACTCTACCCCAAACCCCAGGGTAAAATTGTGGATGGTCAAATCATCTTTTTAGGCGATGATCTAGTTAAAAAAACCGAAGAGGAAATGTATACCATCCGAGGGAAAAAAATTTCAATGATTTTTCAAGAACCGATGACCTCCCTGGATCCGGTATTTCCTGTCGGAAAGGAAATTGTTGAAGTGCTGACTATTCATCAAAAACTTAGTATACCAGAAGCAGAAAAACAAGCCATTGAACTTCTAAAAAGAGTGCGCATACCCGAACCAAAAAGACGGTTCAGAGAATACCCCCATCAAATGAGTGGTGGGATGCGACAGAGAGTCATGATTGCTATGGCTTTAGCTTGCCGCCCAGCTCTTTTAATCGCCGACGAACCAACCACTGCTCTTGATGTGACTATACAAGCTCAAATCATCTCACTTATTAACGATCTCAAAAGGGAATTTCAAACTGCGGTCCTTCTCATCACCCATGATTTAGGTATTGTAGCTGAAACCTGTCAGCAAGTTGCGGTCATGTATGCTGGAAAAATCGTTGAAAGAGCTGATGTTTATTCCATCTTTTCAAATACCCGTCACCCTTACACCGTTTCTCTATTAAATGCCATTCCCCGAATTCAGAGGGATCGGCAACGTTTGGAATCAATCCCAGGAAGAGTTCCCAATCTATGTTTTCCCCCGGGTGGATGCCGATTCCATCCCCGTTGTTCTAAAAAAATGACGATTTGCTCAACCACCGAACCATTATTAAAAGAAATTGAAAAGGATCACTGGGTCGCATGTCACCTTTATTGA
- the oppF_7 gene encoding Oligopeptide transport ATP-binding protein OppF — protein sequence MSPLLISLQQLSKQFYLYDQTTNEKGVVDAVNAVGLDILSGETLGLVGESGCGKSTLGRCILRLIEPTAGKIIYENQNLLKIPEKNFKPYRKKMQIVFQDPFASLNPRKSIRFILEEPLIIHGMSNSQDRKKRLDETIEKVGLTQEDLKRYPHEFSGGQRQRIGIARALILKPDFIVCDEPVSALDVSIQAQILNLLIDLQQEMKLTYLFISHDLSVVKHISNRIAVMYLGRIVETAPTDEIFENPLHPYTMALLSSIPVPDPTLKKDRLILEGDPPSPLNPPTGCRFHTRCPQQMDICSKEIPDRKAITSEHFVYCHLYNDLGDS from the coding sequence ATGTCACCTTTATTGATATCCCTGCAACAGCTAAGCAAACAATTTTACTTATATGACCAAACCACCAATGAAAAGGGAGTGGTTGATGCGGTCAATGCTGTTGGCCTCGACATATTGAGCGGAGAAACCCTTGGATTGGTTGGAGAGTCTGGTTGTGGAAAAAGTACATTAGGACGATGTATTCTTCGCTTAATTGAGCCAACTGCGGGGAAAATTATCTATGAGAACCAAAACCTATTAAAAATCCCAGAAAAGAATTTTAAGCCTTATCGTAAAAAGATGCAAATTGTCTTTCAAGATCCCTTTGCGTCTTTGAATCCTCGTAAGTCGATTCGGTTTATTCTTGAAGAGCCTTTGATTATCCATGGAATGTCCAATTCTCAAGATCGGAAAAAACGTTTAGATGAAACTATAGAAAAGGTGGGCTTAACTCAGGAGGACCTCAAGCGATATCCTCATGAATTTTCCGGGGGACAACGTCAAAGAATAGGAATAGCCCGAGCATTGATTTTAAAACCAGATTTTATCGTGTGTGACGAACCGGTTTCGGCTCTTGACGTTTCTATTCAGGCTCAAATTTTAAATTTACTCATTGATCTTCAACAGGAAATGAAGCTCACATATCTCTTTATCTCTCATGACCTGAGTGTGGTAAAGCATATTAGTAACCGAATAGCCGTCATGTATTTAGGAAGAATTGTTGAAACAGCTCCAACAGATGAAATATTCGAAAACCCACTCCATCCTTATACTATGGCACTTCTTTCGTCAATACCCGTCCCCGATCCTACCCTGAAAAAGGATCGCTTAATTCTTGAAGGAGATCCTCCCAGTCCTCTAAATCCACCAACTGGATGTCGATTCCATACTCGTTGTCCTCAACAAATGGATATTTGTTCTAAGGAAATACCGGATAGGAAAGCTATTACCTCTGAGCATTTTGTCTACTGTCATTTGTATAATGACTTGGGTGATTCGTAA
- the glnP gene encoding Glutamine transport system permease protein GlnP, translating to MQFDLSALIKAIPALLYGASVTLRITVLSIAMGLVIGFVTGLARVWPNIVFRTVSSTYIELIRGTPLLVQIFIVYFGLPALGLNLDPFIAGMIAMGINSGAYIGEIVRGGIESIAKGQMEAARSLGLTYWQAMRYVILPQTLVRILPALGNEFIALLKDSSLVSTIAIAELTRSGQIIITRTFKSFEIWSGVALFYFIMTYTISRIVKYSEKRLRYGE from the coding sequence TTGCAATTTGACCTATCAGCACTCATTAAAGCTATTCCTGCTTTACTTTATGGAGCATCGGTTACCTTAAGAATTACAGTTTTATCAATCGCTATGGGTTTAGTAATTGGGTTTGTAACCGGCTTGGCACGGGTTTGGCCTAATATTGTATTCCGTACGGTTTCGAGTACCTATATCGAGCTTATACGAGGAACTCCTTTATTAGTTCAGATTTTTATTGTCTATTTTGGTTTACCTGCTTTGGGTCTCAATTTAGATCCTTTTATCGCAGGTATGATAGCTATGGGAATCAACAGCGGTGCCTATATCGGCGAAATTGTTCGAGGTGGCATTGAATCAATTGCTAAGGGTCAAATGGAAGCTGCCCGGTCTTTGGGGCTAACCTACTGGCAGGCCATGAGATACGTTATTCTTCCTCAAACATTGGTTCGGATCTTGCCAGCATTAGGTAATGAATTCATCGCATTATTGAAGGATTCATCTTTGGTATCAACCATTGCCATTGCGGAATTAACCCGTTCGGGACAGATCATTATAACCCGGACCTTTAAATCGTTTGAAATTTGGTCGGGGGTCGCTCTTTTTTATTTTATAATGACCTATACCATATCAAGAATTGTGAAATATTCTGAGAAGAGGTTACGTTACGGTGAGTAG